The following proteins are encoded in a genomic region of Leptospira yasudae:
- a CDS encoding low molecular weight protein-tyrosine-phosphatase: MVEDQSEINQPLERRSPQNGTPIRVLFVCLGNICRSPAAEGAFLDLIQKRNLESSFVVDSCGTSRYHIGELPDPRARQAARKKGIELSHKARQFRKEDFREFDYILTMDKSNQKDVLYLASSDEERKKVQLFRFFQKDSKKDLEVPDPYYGTLKDFDEVQNIVSDTAEDFLEFLLSRKLDLKA, translated from the coding sequence ATGGTCGAAGATCAGTCCGAAATAAATCAACCTTTGGAAAGAAGAAGTCCGCAAAACGGAACTCCCATCCGTGTTTTGTTCGTTTGCCTCGGAAACATCTGCCGTTCTCCCGCGGCGGAAGGCGCTTTTTTGGATTTGATTCAAAAAAGAAATTTAGAATCCTCTTTCGTCGTGGATTCCTGCGGTACGTCACGCTATCATATCGGAGAACTTCCCGATCCGAGAGCAAGACAGGCCGCGCGCAAAAAGGGAATCGAACTTTCCCACAAGGCGAGACAATTCCGTAAAGAGGATTTCCGGGAATTCGATTACATTCTCACGATGGATAAGTCGAATCAGAAGGACGTTCTGTATCTCGCTTCCTCGGACGAGGAACGGAAGAAGGTGCAGCTCTTTCGATTCTTCCAAAAAGATTCCAAAAAGGATCTCGAAGTTCCCGATCCGTATTACGGAACCTTGAAGGATTTTGACGAAGTGCAAAATATCGTTTCCGATACCGCAGAAGACTTTCTGGAATTTCTCCTCTCTAGAAAACTGGATTTAAAAGCCTAA
- a CDS encoding NAD(P)/FAD-dependent oxidoreductase, whose translation MSESRKKKVVIIGAGFGGLQAVKKLSQNENLDITVIDKKNHHLFQPLLYQVATAVLSPADIAIPTRSLVGESENVTVVLGEATKIDTATKTVYYQNTSTNYDYLILSAGAKSSFFGNDHWEKYTIGLKNLKDALKIRHKLLISFEKAELSGDPEVVKSLLNYVIIGGGPTGVELAGSIAELSHQIIRDEFHTIDPALSKITLIEASPRLLMTFDASLGEFAKHRLEKRGVEVLTGTRVVDINEHGVQLEGKTIPTETVIWAAGVQANSIAATLGATLDRGGRVMVDEFCNIEGHPEVFVIGDIANYSKGLERPLPGVSPVAMQQGRYVAALIQGDLKNKKRKPFRYVDKGSMATIGRTDAIAQIGAIKMKGFFGWLAWLFVHLFYQVGFKNKVTILITWVWSYIAFRAEARVIQDEISANNNGSV comes from the coding sequence ATGAGTGAATCCAGGAAAAAGAAAGTAGTCATCATCGGCGCGGGGTTCGGCGGTCTTCAGGCCGTTAAAAAACTCTCTCAAAACGAAAACCTCGACATCACGGTCATCGATAAAAAAAATCACCACCTCTTTCAACCCCTACTCTATCAAGTTGCAACCGCGGTTTTGAGCCCGGCCGACATCGCGATTCCTACGCGTTCTCTCGTGGGGGAAAGCGAGAACGTCACGGTGGTTTTGGGAGAAGCGACCAAGATCGACACGGCGACAAAAACGGTCTATTATCAAAACACTTCCACAAATTATGATTATCTAATATTGTCGGCGGGAGCTAAGTCCAGTTTTTTCGGAAACGATCACTGGGAAAAATACACGATCGGTCTGAAAAATCTCAAGGACGCGCTGAAGATTCGCCACAAGCTTCTGATCTCCTTCGAAAAGGCGGAGCTTTCCGGAGATCCCGAAGTCGTAAAATCGCTGTTAAACTACGTGATCATCGGGGGAGGCCCGACCGGCGTGGAGCTTGCGGGTTCCATCGCGGAACTTTCCCACCAGATCATTCGGGACGAATTCCACACGATCGATCCGGCTTTGTCCAAGATCACTTTGATCGAAGCTTCTCCGAGACTTCTGATGACATTCGACGCCTCCTTGGGTGAGTTCGCAAAACACCGTCTCGAGAAAAGGGGAGTGGAGGTTTTGACCGGAACCAGAGTCGTCGACATCAACGAACACGGGGTTCAACTGGAAGGGAAGACGATTCCGACTGAAACGGTTATCTGGGCCGCAGGGGTTCAGGCAAACTCGATCGCTGCCACGTTAGGCGCAACCTTGGACCGGGGCGGAAGAGTGATGGTCGACGAGTTCTGCAACATCGAAGGTCATCCCGAAGTATTCGTCATCGGGGATATCGCGAATTATTCGAAAGGTCTGGAACGTCCCTTGCCCGGAGTTTCTCCGGTTGCGATGCAGCAAGGCCGTTACGTCGCGGCTCTCATACAAGGCGATCTCAAAAACAAAAAACGGAAACCGTTTCGTTACGTCGATAAGGGCTCGATGGCGACGATCGGAAGAACGGATGCGATCGCGCAGATCGGTGCGATCAAGATGAAAGGGTTTTTCGGTTGGCTCGCTTGGTTGTTCGTGCATTTGTTCTATCAAGTCGGCTTTAAAAACAAGGTGACGATTTTGATCACTTGGGTTTGGTCTTACATCGCGTTCCGTGCGGAAGCGCGCGTGATCCAAGACGAGATCAGCGCGAACAACAACGGATCGGTCTGA
- a CDS encoding SDR family NAD(P)-dependent oxidoreductase: MNPAFWTGKTIVVTGGSSGIGEAVLASLSKIRCNLINLSRTQPELLKRKGSLAADLIHIPTDLSSEKEIDKAVKKISKDYRGIDVLFANAGVTTHSRFDGTRIETFRKTFDINFFGPLYLIQRLLPQIKLAKGSVIATSTVSGLYGIPGRSAYSSSKSALHAALEAARIELSEEGLSFIIFCPPYTRTKLRASGLDGDGNPLNEAQFQGKKIKSPEEVADKMLAAVEDPESRLVIMDSSGFFLKWLRNIAPAFLERTLFKKLYKDFH, encoded by the coding sequence ATGAATCCGGCGTTTTGGACAGGAAAGACGATCGTCGTCACCGGAGGTTCTTCCGGAATCGGAGAAGCCGTTCTCGCTTCTCTTTCTAAAATCCGCTGCAATCTCATCAATCTTTCCAGAACGCAGCCCGAGTTGTTAAAACGAAAAGGCAGTCTCGCGGCCGATCTGATTCATATTCCCACGGACTTGAGTTCCGAAAAGGAAATCGACAAGGCCGTTAAAAAGATCTCCAAAGACTATCGCGGAATCGACGTCTTATTCGCCAACGCGGGAGTTACGACTCATTCGCGTTTTGACGGAACAAGAATCGAAACGTTCCGCAAAACGTTCGATATCAACTTCTTCGGTCCTCTGTATCTCATCCAAAGATTATTGCCTCAGATCAAGTTGGCAAAGGGTTCCGTGATCGCTACGTCGACCGTCAGCGGTTTGTACGGAATTCCGGGAAGAAGCGCGTATTCTTCCTCTAAGTCCGCGTTACACGCGGCGTTGGAAGCGGCGAGAATCGAACTCTCCGAAGAAGGTTTGTCGTTTATCATTTTTTGTCCTCCTTATACGAGAACGAAACTCCGCGCATCCGGTTTGGACGGAGACGGAAATCCTTTGAACGAAGCTCAGTTCCAAGGGAAGAAGATCAAATCTCCCGAAGAAGTCGCGGACAAGATGCTCGCGGCCGTGGAAGATCCAGAGTCGCGACTCGTCATTATGGACAGTTCCGGATTCTTCTTAAAGTGGCTGCGTAATATCGCACCCGCATTTTTAGAACGAACTCTATTCAAAAAACTTTATAAAGATTTTCACTAG
- a CDS encoding SRPBCC family protein, with protein sequence METRSIVKEFQFDYPLMRVWNAVTVNEELIHWLADKVTGRPKEGANFAWTWRLGMEGDLTTNGIYKKIVPLKELILLWQDHPAGDIELKLEFHSLGENSSKLVVTNSGYPVGDKYDVWIEAASEGWEEEGKHLRDYLKKS encoded by the coding sequence ATGGAAACTAGAAGCATTGTCAAAGAATTTCAGTTCGACTATCCTCTGATGAGAGTTTGGAACGCGGTTACGGTAAACGAAGAATTGATTCACTGGCTCGCCGATAAGGTGACCGGTCGTCCGAAAGAAGGCGCGAACTTCGCGTGGACTTGGAGACTCGGAATGGAAGGCGATCTCACGACCAACGGTATTTATAAAAAGATCGTTCCTTTAAAAGAATTGATATTGCTTTGGCAGGATCATCCCGCGGGAGATATCGAGCTGAAGTTGGAATTCCATTCCTTAGGAGAGAATTCCTCCAAGTTAGTCGTAACCAATTCGGGTTATCCCGTAGGCGATAAATACGACGTTTGGATCGAAGCGGCTTCCGAAGGCTGGGAAGAAGAAGGCAAACATTTGAGAGATTATCTGAAAAAATCTTGA
- a CDS encoding DUF1574 domain-containing protein: protein MKSKPFLWYPILLFAAIFLFDKLFFLDKVRDYVKQEFTYIYYDVKKELLQEIVSKYGSGGEFSKNSEKKKKLMILMGSSRMLYFQNSDLQAFYPDWDIYNLSSAVTTPAYYLYFLEGLAKGGVNPDLIVIESDPFQFNKNSTTFKKSNLANSFDPIFILKYAWTLGKENVNYYFANYLFGVSYNKPYIGNVIKRLKNENFEIGEMLKSMTIATLKTDKGNSISPAGAYVEKDFGKIQESARKTVGWIYPSYAPSEMQYSFYEKILNLLSEKKWNAMFVKPGTSPPMEKVLNELNIPEPWFRIVKPMHEKAGIPLVDMSKDSFYSCNTYADSGHISLDCYRPFIRFILLHYYLDKK, encoded by the coding sequence TTGAAGTCAAAACCCTTTCTCTGGTACCCGATTCTTCTCTTTGCCGCAATCTTTCTATTCGATAAACTTTTCTTTTTGGACAAGGTTCGCGATTACGTGAAACAGGAATTCACGTATATCTACTACGACGTTAAAAAGGAACTTCTTCAAGAAATCGTTTCCAAATACGGAAGCGGGGGAGAATTCTCCAAGAACTCCGAAAAAAAGAAAAAGCTCATGATCCTCATGGGTTCTTCGCGGATGCTTTACTTTCAAAATTCGGATCTTCAGGCGTTTTATCCCGATTGGGACATCTACAATCTTTCTTCCGCAGTCACGACTCCCGCGTATTATCTTTATTTTCTGGAAGGTCTTGCAAAAGGCGGGGTGAATCCCGATCTGATCGTGATCGAAAGCGATCCGTTTCAATTCAACAAGAACAGCACTACATTCAAAAAATCGAATTTAGCGAACAGCTTCGATCCGATTTTTATCCTGAAATACGCGTGGACCCTCGGCAAGGAAAACGTGAATTACTATTTCGCGAATTACCTTTTCGGAGTGAGCTACAACAAGCCGTATATCGGAAACGTGATCAAACGTCTGAAAAACGAGAACTTCGAAATCGGAGAAATGCTCAAGTCGATGACGATCGCGACTCTTAAAACCGATAAGGGGAATTCGATTTCTCCGGCGGGCGCGTATGTGGAAAAGGATTTCGGAAAAATTCAGGAATCGGCCCGTAAAACGGTGGGGTGGATTTATCCTTCGTACGCTCCTTCCGAAATGCAGTATTCGTTCTATGAGAAAATTCTAAACTTACTTTCCGAAAAGAAGTGGAATGCGATGTTCGTGAAACCGGGGACTTCTCCGCCTATGGAAAAGGTTCTGAACGAACTGAATATTCCCGAGCCGTGGTTTCGGATCGTAAAACCGATGCATGAAAAAGCGGGAATTCCTCTCGTGGATATGAGCAAAGATTCTTTTTATTCCTGCAACACGTACGCGGACAGCGGCCATATCTCCTTGGATTGCTACCGTCCGTTCATCCGATTTATTTTGCTTCACTACTATCTCGACAAGAAGTAA
- a CDS encoding LIC20035 family adhesin: protein MKRLCLSLLAVLAVACSTTPGVENKGKDQEIQILPPNIRVEKYKETFNMKAEGPVTTDCGGKPCTPEQLDGLKPDQIKKFKKNGAWKEYQEKEDSATKKKISVLIRTGEYKDDKREGSWKTLYETGEVLRDTPYVGGVKEGEEKKFKRDGVQTESTTYKADKKHGPYWKKNNEGLMDEEGSYKDDQKDGLWTEYYAEPGQNGAKKKVSNYSNGQKQGAETSYHKDGSTVQSEGSYKDDLKTGIWKTYYDNGSIQMEGGYKPKLEPGTEKEKDPKEKKALRSGYWKEYYKNGNVFAEGQREHTRKGVWKFNWSNGNPAYKGEMMNEFMMSSAEAYNKEGQLIGKGKLQFSIMNIDEATNELKASYKPDIPFTYYKNGNKQFEIVSDAKAIEYDDNGSKIGEGPIMVGTNKKNGCWTVGSGKVYYINGNENKRMGEMQGCK, encoded by the coding sequence ATGAAACGACTCTGCTTGTCTCTTCTTGCGGTCCTTGCCGTTGCCTGTTCCACCACTCCGGGAGTGGAGAACAAAGGAAAGGATCAGGAAATTCAAATTTTACCTCCGAATATCCGCGTGGAAAAATATAAGGAAACCTTCAACATGAAGGCGGAAGGTCCGGTGACGACCGATTGCGGCGGCAAACCTTGTACTCCGGAACAGCTCGACGGTTTAAAACCGGATCAAATCAAGAAGTTCAAAAAGAACGGAGCTTGGAAAGAATACCAAGAGAAGGAAGATTCCGCGACTAAGAAGAAGATCAGCGTTCTGATCAGAACGGGCGAATACAAGGACGATAAAAGAGAAGGTTCGTGGAAAACCCTCTATGAAACCGGAGAAGTTCTTCGCGATACTCCGTACGTCGGCGGCGTGAAGGAAGGGGAAGAGAAGAAGTTCAAACGCGACGGAGTTCAAACCGAAAGCACCACTTACAAAGCGGATAAGAAACACGGTCCGTATTGGAAAAAGAACAACGAAGGTCTGATGGACGAAGAAGGTTCTTATAAGGACGATCAGAAAGACGGACTTTGGACGGAATACTACGCGGAACCGGGTCAAAACGGCGCGAAGAAGAAAGTTTCCAATTACTCCAACGGACAAAAACAAGGAGCGGAAACCTCGTATCATAAGGACGGCAGCACGGTTCAGAGCGAAGGTTCTTACAAGGACGATCTGAAAACCGGAATCTGGAAGACGTATTACGATAACGGTTCGATCCAGATGGAAGGCGGTTACAAACCGAAGTTGGAACCGGGAACCGAAAAGGAAAAAGATCCGAAAGAAAAGAAGGCTCTTCGTTCCGGTTATTGGAAAGAATATTATAAAAATGGGAACGTCTTCGCCGAAGGCCAAAGAGAACACACTCGCAAAGGCGTTTGGAAGTTCAATTGGAGCAACGGAAATCCCGCTTACAAAGGCGAGATGATGAACGAGTTCATGATGTCTTCCGCGGAAGCGTATAACAAGGAAGGACAGCTGATCGGAAAAGGGAAACTTCAGTTTTCGATCATGAACATCGACGAAGCGACGAACGAACTCAAGGCGAGCTATAAGCCGGATATTCCGTTTACATATTACAAAAACGGAAACAAGCAGTTCGAGATCGTGAGCGACGCGAAGGCGATCGAATACGACGACAACGGTTCTAAAATCGGAGAAGGTCCTATCATGGTGGGAACCAACAAGAAGAACGGTTGTTGGACCGTGGGTTCCGGTAAGGTGTATTACATCAACGGAAACGAGAACAAGAGAATGGGAGAAATGCAAGGCTGTAAATGA
- a CDS encoding LIC20036 family protein: MSSETSSRVFWKRDLAIFFPTAVLFFILGFFLRTCGQNINRTAKVTYNGSFTQGVLVSIDPKTLTIADPDQEIPLETVEKIEFLADEKTADASSELSANDKLFVGTFQLTVGPHKGTLQFFGGKNGRLVGVLKFANWGKGKPEFLSGIFTKGNQIQFVRSCSGVKCSEIGSSVPFSQKYSGVLEGRSISGTYRGNNSSGNWDAKR; the protein is encoded by the coding sequence ATGAGTTCAGAAACTTCTTCCCGCGTTTTTTGGAAGCGCGACCTCGCAATTTTTTTCCCCACCGCCGTTTTATTTTTTATACTCGGTTTTTTTCTAAGAACCTGCGGCCAAAACATCAACCGCACCGCGAAGGTGACGTATAACGGATCGTTTACGCAAGGAGTTCTGGTTTCGATCGATCCCAAGACGTTAACGATCGCCGATCCCGATCAGGAAATTCCTTTGGAAACGGTCGAAAAGATAGAATTCTTAGCGGATGAAAAAACGGCCGATGCGTCGTCGGAACTTTCCGCGAACGATAAACTGTTTGTAGGAACGTTTCAGCTCACCGTCGGTCCTCACAAGGGAACGCTTCAATTTTTCGGAGGCAAAAACGGAAGACTCGTCGGAGTTTTGAAGTTCGCCAATTGGGGGAAGGGGAAGCCCGAGTTTTTGAGCGGAATTTTCACGAAAGGAAATCAGATTCAGTTCGTCCGTTCCTGCTCCGGCGTAAAATGTTCCGAGATCGGAAGCAGCGTCCCGTTTTCGCAGAAGTATTCCGGCGTGTTGGAAGGCCGTTCGATCAGCGGAACCTATCGCGGGAACAACAGCTCCGGAAATTGGGACGCAAAACGGTAA
- a CDS encoding AAA family ATPase gives MEKDPLSAEDVEFARIKLETLKKELGKEITGQDEVIRNVLVCLVCQGHVLLEGMPGLAKTLLARSLSSALDLDFKRIQFTPDLLPADLVGTVVFNPKTTEFETRKGPVFTGVLLADEINRAPAKVQSALLESMEEKTITIGDKTYKLDKPFLVIATQNPIDQDGTYPLPEAQMDRFFMKVNVSYPALEEEIAILDQHGKLNTQNGKITKVVTSKEILKLSSLLDDVFIEEKIKSYIVRLVRNTRPEERTIPELIPYIRHGASPRASLSILKSSKANALLNGRTYVIPEDVKVSLVEILRHRILLTFEAISEELDVESLIRTVVEATPVP, from the coding sequence ATGGAAAAAGATCCGCTTTCCGCAGAAGACGTAGAGTTTGCTCGAATCAAACTGGAAACTCTCAAGAAAGAATTGGGAAAAGAAATCACCGGACAAGACGAAGTCATCCGAAACGTTTTGGTTTGTTTGGTATGTCAGGGGCACGTGCTTCTGGAAGGAATGCCTGGGCTCGCGAAAACCCTTCTTGCAAGATCGCTTTCGAGCGCCTTGGACTTGGACTTCAAACGAATCCAATTTACGCCCGATCTTTTACCCGCGGATCTTGTCGGAACAGTCGTATTCAATCCAAAAACCACGGAGTTCGAAACGAGAAAAGGTCCGGTTTTTACGGGGGTTCTCCTCGCGGACGAAATCAACCGCGCACCCGCCAAAGTCCAATCCGCGCTTCTGGAAAGTATGGAAGAAAAGACGATCACGATCGGAGATAAAACGTATAAACTCGATAAACCTTTCTTAGTGATCGCGACACAAAACCCGATCGATCAAGACGGAACCTATCCGTTGCCCGAAGCGCAGATGGACCGATTCTTTATGAAAGTGAACGTGAGTTATCCCGCGCTCGAAGAAGAGATCGCGATTCTCGATCAACACGGAAAACTCAACACACAAAACGGAAAGATCACGAAGGTCGTTACCTCCAAAGAGATTCTAAAACTATCTTCCCTCCTCGACGACGTATTCATCGAAGAAAAAATCAAATCCTATATCGTGCGTTTGGTCCGAAATACGAGACCGGAAGAAAGAACCATTCCCGAATTGATTCCGTATATCCGTCACGGAGCGTCTCCGAGAGCGTCTTTAAGCATATTAAAAAGTTCTAAAGCGAACGCGCTGTTAAACGGACGAACCTACGTGATTCCCGAGGACGTGAAAGTTTCCTTGGTGGAGATTTTAAGACATAGAATCCTTCTTACCTTCGAGGCGATTTCGGAGGAATTGGACGTGGAATCCTTGATCCGGACCGTTGTGGAGGCGACTCCGGTTCCTTGA
- a CDS encoding DUF58 domain-containing protein, giving the protein MIRKEFLSILSSLELGRKTRSFKEKAGSAESSKRGRGLDFKDVRLYSFGDDTRLIDWNVTSRFGELYVREFYEEKERQAILFYDVSASMEWGTGEFSRAENAFQVLALLSLLYVQKGNRVKIVLYCEKVEWETDFLKSRDELLPVLKKISVREPASGQSNPLLPFQYLKNRVHRHAEVFLLSDFIGIRSLKKYAGLKKHYSLHAVRFRDPVEIDPPKSLLSFFYTRDPEEKSGGFFGRSLSPEYELKSLRSFFQGSLLDLTEHELQTKDLIRYFSK; this is encoded by the coding sequence ATGATCCGTAAAGAATTCTTATCCATCCTTTCGAGTCTCGAACTAGGGCGCAAAACGCGCTCGTTTAAGGAGAAGGCAGGAAGTGCGGAAAGTTCCAAACGGGGAAGGGGACTCGACTTCAAGGACGTTCGCCTTTACAGCTTCGGAGACGACACGCGCCTCATCGATTGGAACGTAACTTCTCGCTTCGGAGAATTGTATGTGCGGGAATTCTACGAGGAAAAAGAAAGACAAGCTATTCTTTTCTACGATGTTTCCGCATCGATGGAATGGGGAACGGGAGAATTCTCCCGCGCGGAAAACGCGTTTCAGGTTCTTGCGCTCCTATCGTTGCTCTACGTTCAAAAGGGAAACCGGGTTAAAATCGTTCTCTATTGCGAGAAGGTGGAATGGGAAACGGACTTCTTAAAATCCAGAGACGAACTCTTACCCGTTCTGAAAAAGATTTCCGTTCGCGAACCCGCATCCGGACAATCGAATCCCCTGTTACCGTTTCAATATCTGAAAAACCGGGTTCATAGACACGCGGAAGTCTTTTTGTTAAGCGACTTTATCGGAATCCGTTCCCTGAAAAAATACGCGGGTTTGAAAAAACATTATTCTCTGCACGCGGTTCGTTTCCGAGATCCCGTCGAAATCGACCCTCCGAAATCTCTTTTATCCTTTTTTTATACGCGCGATCCGGAAGAGAAAAGCGGGGGCTTTTTCGGCAGAAGTCTCTCGCCCGAATACGAATTAAAATCGCTGCGTTCCTTTTTCCAAGGCTCCCTGCTCGACTTGACGGAACACGAACTCCAAACCAAGGATCTGATCCGGTATTTTTCGAAATGA
- a CDS encoding LB_053 family protein, which produces MKSYIRIFVYSWILMFAGAASAETVESLSPDRTLVAQKIRYELKWSLGEVKDVRFPEAGLHYLENAPDIPWFEVLFSEKKETKLIVEFAYYVTGEYPIPVSWTTAAGMKEFSKKTILVESAIADNDTGPADIIPPLTFSGSYLGRLIVFLILAALLSAFAFYAYRIYSGKNSPLDAIIQAEPTLERMEIFEIRLNELLKKDPIPAREFARLLSGYIREKSANLSGRKTSAFTEAELFRFLYDQFPFEEKELQSWRKFLTEKKFRPGEAFLTKEDAEEKFAHWKGVWDKR; this is translated from the coding sequence ATGAAATCGTATATTCGGATCTTCGTATATTCCTGGATTTTAATGTTTGCCGGAGCCGCGAGTGCGGAAACGGTCGAGTCCCTTTCTCCCGATCGAACCTTGGTCGCCCAGAAAATCCGATACGAACTAAAATGGTCTCTCGGAGAAGTAAAAGACGTTCGTTTTCCCGAAGCGGGACTTCATTATCTCGAGAATGCGCCGGATATTCCCTGGTTCGAGGTTCTATTCTCCGAAAAAAAGGAAACGAAGCTGATCGTGGAGTTTGCGTATTACGTAACGGGAGAATATCCGATTCCGGTTTCTTGGACGACTGCGGCGGGGATGAAAGAGTTTTCCAAAAAGACGATTCTTGTGGAATCGGCGATCGCCGATAACGATACGGGGCCGGCGGATATCATTCCCCCGTTGACGTTTTCCGGTTCGTATCTCGGGCGGTTGATCGTCTTTTTAATTCTGGCCGCTTTGCTGTCGGCCTTTGCATTTTACGCGTATCGAATCTACTCCGGGAAAAATTCTCCGTTAGACGCCATCATTCAAGCCGAGCCGACTCTCGAAAGAATGGAAATCTTCGAAATCCGGTTGAACGAACTTCTCAAAAAAGATCCGATTCCCGCGAGGGAGTTCGCGCGTCTGCTTTCCGGTTATATTCGGGAAAAGTCTGCGAATCTTTCGGGAAGGAAAACCTCCGCATTCACCGAGGCGGAGCTATTTCGATTTTTATACGATCAATTTCCGTTCGAAGAAAAAGAACTTCAATCCTGGAGAAAGTTCTTAACGGAAAAAAAATTCAGACCGGGTGAAGCGTTTCTGACAAAGGAAGACGCGGAGGAAAAATTCGCTCATTGGAAAGGAGTTTGGGATAAAAGATGA
- the batA gene encoding VWA domain-containing protein BatA yields MNFEYPYAFFLLIPVWVWAFIYYKNGMYLRKMEIRLPGRREGALSGLETFGKLLPFLRPISISLLIVALAGPGKKTTFLPSEKEGVDIMIALDVSGSMSRSRDFLPETRLGVSKKLLRRFIEKRQNDRLGLVVFAGAAYLQAPLTGDRESLNEILGTIEEETVAEQGTAIGDAIILSTYRLRSSQARSRLIVLITDGVSNTGKIDPVTATDLAEHIGAKIYSIGIGKEESSYEINFEILQELSANTGGQFFRAEDPEEMKAVLASIDSLEKDPLQAPPQEVRETEYQIWLYRALAVLLFDLMLRAFFFRYYV; encoded by the coding sequence ATGAACTTCGAATATCCGTATGCCTTTTTTCTTTTGATTCCCGTCTGGGTTTGGGCCTTTATATATTATAAAAATGGAATGTACTTGAGAAAAATGGAAATTCGTCTTCCCGGAAGAAGGGAAGGAGCTCTTTCCGGACTCGAAACATTCGGTAAACTTCTTCCTTTTTTGCGCCCGATCTCGATCAGTTTGTTGATCGTCGCACTCGCGGGACCCGGAAAGAAAACGACTTTTCTTCCGAGCGAAAAGGAAGGAGTCGATATCATGATCGCCCTCGACGTATCCGGTTCCATGTCGAGAAGCCGCGACTTTCTTCCCGAAACAAGACTGGGCGTTTCCAAAAAACTGCTCCGAAGATTTATCGAAAAAAGACAAAACGATCGATTGGGTTTGGTGGTATTTGCGGGAGCCGCGTATCTGCAAGCGCCGTTGACCGGCGACAGGGAATCTCTGAACGAGATATTAGGAACGATCGAAGAGGAAACCGTGGCGGAGCAAGGCACCGCGATCGGAGACGCGATCATTCTTTCCACATATCGATTGAGAAGTTCTCAGGCAAGATCCAGATTGATCGTATTGATCACGGACGGAGTTTCGAACACTGGCAAAATCGATCCGGTAACCGCAACGGACCTTGCGGAACATATCGGCGCTAAGATTTATTCCATCGGAATCGGAAAGGAAGAAAGTTCGTACGAGATCAATTTCGAAATTCTACAGGAGCTTTCCGCGAATACGGGCGGCCAATTTTTCCGAGCGGAGGATCCAGAGGAAATGAAAGCGGTGCTTGCATCGATCGATTCTTTGGAAAAAGATCCGTTGCAGGCTCCTCCTCAGGAAGTTCGCGAGACCGAATATCAGATTTGGCTCTACCGCGCGCTCGCGGTTCTTCTCTTTGATTTGATGTTGCGGGCCTTCTTTTTCAGGTATTACGTATGA